Proteins co-encoded in one Colletes latitarsis isolate SP2378_abdomen chromosome 2, iyColLati1, whole genome shotgun sequence genomic window:
- the LOC143348132 gene encoding uncharacterized protein LOC143348132 isoform X3 has protein sequence MKESLAKREIKRDWEDVQPEEASPRMTATEEPSESPRTVITARRHVRTITTTGQITETVSEADPDSPDAGVIPGNLQLEPQQQTQHHHQHPQQHHHHHHHIQHPSVEQQHQHRQPRQRVYQEEEQQDQGSLQATQHFVQISQADGDIQQHRSGEQRVVYLTTNGQEVQVEVTDAVDPNSTLTVKEQPRYEPAGPERPDTETMYSYTTDGQQLRRENQVITVQAQERRAPSVSSGQQRYSPRETSNSGNGSTRTYHQDSPVLVPGSEDYDTGSLVSRANSATTASNVQLGSSVPSYSPPIADGIRVTGTGYTDAGGADIKYETDAVSAANAANAVAAAVAGRFAAATAAASENIKVSSTYTTLETVAIPPQQTVQYATQYISGSETFQQASTYTYAKPGDHLILTYPTPLTSRVGGVDPPGNAYIKGGDPTLASSLGTSRGVPIHYEQPGSPSSQMTLYGSGTGSYSYAKPTASSEYWSTAGTPSPPSFECVQGYQGVTAISVSDGANMQLYSGGGYSVSGSTGVPSPWAGLPLPSAEDGFDTTMITTEPKDCAGCSALTTIWRRDETGHYYCHNCLYKANGMNRQTMRCGKPKQPVVPTGVRRTGVQCANCRTSNTTLWRRNNNGEPVCNACGLYFKLHNVNRPLSMKKEGIQTRKRKPKNHTGMGGGLTGPSGMHKTEIKSNLLVDSVQLNVYGSGGSGNGGGVGVGSESGSGSEGGNVGSDERRPVGTPTTVQLGHAHSPLALPTAAVLNRQTTLTVPPLEPIASQSSGDLISVITSTTAIHAERT, from the exons ATGAAGGAGTCGCTGGCGAAGCGAGAGATCAAACGCGATTGGGAGGACGTTCAACCGGAAGAAGCCTCGCCGCGGATGACAGCGACGGAGGAGCCATCGGAGAGTCCACGGACGGTGATCACAGCCAGAAGACACGTTCGAACGATCACGACCACCGGCCAGATCACAGAGACGGTCTCAGAGGCGGACCCAGATTCGCCAGACGCCGGCGTCATACCGGGGAATCTTCAGCTGGAGCCCCAGCAACAGACCCAACACCATCATCAACATCCCCAGCAGCACCACCACCATCATCACCATATTCAACATCCGTCTGTGGAGCAACAGCACCAGCACAGGCAGCCTAGACAACGCGTGTACCAAGAAGAGGAACAGCAAGACCAAGGTAGTCTACAGGCCACGCAACACTTTGTGCAGATATCGCAGGCGGATGGGGATATTCAGCAACATCGTTCCGGGGAGCAACGGGTGGTTTATCTGACGACCAATGGCCAGGAAGTGCAGGTCGAGGTCACGGACGCCGTTGATCCCAATAGCACCCTCACCGTCAAGGAACAGCCCAG GTACGAGCCCGCGGGTCCAGAGAGACCCGACACGGAGACCATGTACAGTTACACGACGGACGGTCAGCAATTGCGAAGGGAGAACCAGGTGATCACGGTCCAGGCTCAAGAGAGGCGTGCTCCGTCGGTGAGCAGCGGCCAACAGAGGTACAGTCCTCGCGAGACCTCCAACAGTGGTAACGGATCGACCAGAACGTATCACCAGGATTCCCCGGTCCTGGTGCCTGGCAGCGAGGATTACGACACAGGGTCCTTGGTGTCCAGGGCGAACTCCGCCACGACAGCGTCGAACGTTCAGCTGGGCTCTTCGGTTCCATCGTACTCTCCGCCGATCGCGGACGGTATTCGCGTGACTGGCACCGGGTACACGGACGCGGGGGGTGCAGACATCAAGTACGAGACCGACGCTGTGAGCGCAGCGAACGCTGCAAATGCTGTCGCGGCTGCAGTCGCTGGACGCTTCGCAGCGGCGACAGCCGCAGCGTCTGAGAACATCAAAGTGTCCAGCACGTACACCACCCTCGAAACTGTCGCGATACCGCCCCAACAGACGGTGCAATACGCGACACAGTACATATCCGGGAGCGAAACGTTCCAACAAGCGTCAACGTACACCTACGCCAAGCCGGGGGACCATCTCATTCTCACGTATCCGACTCCGTTGACGTCCAGGGTTGGTGGG GTGGATCCTCCAGGAAACGCTTACATCAAAGGCGGTGACCCAACCCTAGCCTCTTCCCTGGGTACTTCTCGAGGCGTACCGATCCACTACGAGCAACCCGGCTCCCCCAGCTCTCAGATGACCTTGTACGGCAGTGGAACAGGCTCCTACTCCTACGCTAAGCCCACGGCTTCCAGTGAATACTGGTCTACGGCCGGCACACCGTCGCCTCCGTCGTTCGAGTGCGTCCAGGGCTACCAAGGCGTGACAGCGATCTCCGTCAGCGACGGTGCAAACATGCAGCTGTACTCCGGTGGCGGGTACAGCGTGTCCGGCAGCACCGGGGTGCCCTCGCCCTGGGCAGGACTGCCACTTCCAAGCGCAGAAGACGGTTTCGACACCACGATGATCACCACCGAGCCGAAAGACTGCGCTGGTTGCTCGGCCCTCACCACGATCTGGAGGAGGGACGAGACTGGCCACTACTATTGTCACAATTGCCTCTACAAGGCGAACGGGATGAACCGACAGACCATGAGATGCGGCAAGCCTAAACAACCGGTGGTTCCG ACGGGGGTGAGGAGGACGGGGGTGCAATGTGCGAATTGCAGGACCAGTAACACCACCCTCTGGCGGCGAAACAACAATGGCGAGCCTGTGTGCAACGCCTGCGGTCTCTACTTCAAGCTGCACAAC GTAAACAGGCCGCTCAGCATGAAGAAAGAGGGGATCCAGACGAGGAAGAGGAAGCCAAAGAATCACACAGGGATGGGCGGCGGTTTGACCGGACCCAGCGGCATGCACAAGACCGAGATTAAGTCTAACTTGCTCG TGGACTCGGTGCAGTTGAACGTGTACGGGAGCGGTGGCAGCGGTAACGGGGGCGGGGTCGGTGTCGGGAGCGAAAGCGGAAGCGGGAGCGAGGGAGGGAACGTAGGGTCCGACGAGAGACGTCCTGTAGGTACACCGACTACGGTGCAATTAGGGCACGCGCACTCGCCCCTCGCATTACCCACCGCCGCAGTCCTCAACCGTCAGACCACCCTTAC CGTGCCACCACTAGAGCCAATCGCTAGTCAGTCCAGCGGCGACCTGATCTCGGTTATAACTTCTACGACAGCGATCCACGCCGAGAGAACGTAA
- the LOC143348132 gene encoding uncharacterized protein LOC143348132 isoform X2, which translates to MKESLAKREIKRDWEDVQPEEASPRMTATEEPSESPRTVITARRHVRTITTTGQITETVSEADPDSPDAGVIPGNLQLEPQQQTQHHHQHPQQHHHHHHHIQHPSVEQQHQHRQPRQRVYQEEEQQDQGSLQATQHFVQISQADGDIQQHRSGEQRVVYLTTNGQEVQVEVTDAVDPNSTLTVKEQPRYEPAGPERPDTETMYSYTTDGQQLRRENQVITVQAQERRAPSVSSGQQRYSPRETSNSGNGSTRTYHQDSPVLVPGSEDYDTGSLVSRANSATTASNVQLGSSVPSYSPPIADGIRVTGTGYTDAGGADIKYETDAVSAANAANAVAAAVAGRFAAATAAASENIKVSSTYTTLETVAIPPQQTVQYATQYISGSETFQQASTYTYAKPGDHLILTYPTPLTSRVGGVDPPGNAYIKGGDPTLASSLGTSRGVPIHYEQPGSPSSQMTLYGSGTGSYSYAKPTASSEYWSTAGTPSPPSFECVQGYQGVTAISVSDGANMQLYSGGGYSVSGSTGVPSPWAGLPLPSAEDGFDTTMITTEPKDCAGCSALTTIWRRDETGHYYCHNCLYKANGMNRQTMRCGKPKQPVVPTGVRRTGVQCANCRTSNTTLWRRNNNGEPVCNACGLYFKLHNVNRPLSMKKEGIQTRKRKPKNHTGMGGGLTGPSGMHKTEIKSNLLACHH; encoded by the exons ATGAAGGAGTCGCTGGCGAAGCGAGAGATCAAACGCGATTGGGAGGACGTTCAACCGGAAGAAGCCTCGCCGCGGATGACAGCGACGGAGGAGCCATCGGAGAGTCCACGGACGGTGATCACAGCCAGAAGACACGTTCGAACGATCACGACCACCGGCCAGATCACAGAGACGGTCTCAGAGGCGGACCCAGATTCGCCAGACGCCGGCGTCATACCGGGGAATCTTCAGCTGGAGCCCCAGCAACAGACCCAACACCATCATCAACATCCCCAGCAGCACCACCACCATCATCACCATATTCAACATCCGTCTGTGGAGCAACAGCACCAGCACAGGCAGCCTAGACAACGCGTGTACCAAGAAGAGGAACAGCAAGACCAAGGTAGTCTACAGGCCACGCAACACTTTGTGCAGATATCGCAGGCGGATGGGGATATTCAGCAACATCGTTCCGGGGAGCAACGGGTGGTTTATCTGACGACCAATGGCCAGGAAGTGCAGGTCGAGGTCACGGACGCCGTTGATCCCAATAGCACCCTCACCGTCAAGGAACAGCCCAG GTACGAGCCCGCGGGTCCAGAGAGACCCGACACGGAGACCATGTACAGTTACACGACGGACGGTCAGCAATTGCGAAGGGAGAACCAGGTGATCACGGTCCAGGCTCAAGAGAGGCGTGCTCCGTCGGTGAGCAGCGGCCAACAGAGGTACAGTCCTCGCGAGACCTCCAACAGTGGTAACGGATCGACCAGAACGTATCACCAGGATTCCCCGGTCCTGGTGCCTGGCAGCGAGGATTACGACACAGGGTCCTTGGTGTCCAGGGCGAACTCCGCCACGACAGCGTCGAACGTTCAGCTGGGCTCTTCGGTTCCATCGTACTCTCCGCCGATCGCGGACGGTATTCGCGTGACTGGCACCGGGTACACGGACGCGGGGGGTGCAGACATCAAGTACGAGACCGACGCTGTGAGCGCAGCGAACGCTGCAAATGCTGTCGCGGCTGCAGTCGCTGGACGCTTCGCAGCGGCGACAGCCGCAGCGTCTGAGAACATCAAAGTGTCCAGCACGTACACCACCCTCGAAACTGTCGCGATACCGCCCCAACAGACGGTGCAATACGCGACACAGTACATATCCGGGAGCGAAACGTTCCAACAAGCGTCAACGTACACCTACGCCAAGCCGGGGGACCATCTCATTCTCACGTATCCGACTCCGTTGACGTCCAGGGTTGGTGGG GTGGATCCTCCAGGAAACGCTTACATCAAAGGCGGTGACCCAACCCTAGCCTCTTCCCTGGGTACTTCTCGAGGCGTACCGATCCACTACGAGCAACCCGGCTCCCCCAGCTCTCAGATGACCTTGTACGGCAGTGGAACAGGCTCCTACTCCTACGCTAAGCCCACGGCTTCCAGTGAATACTGGTCTACGGCCGGCACACCGTCGCCTCCGTCGTTCGAGTGCGTCCAGGGCTACCAAGGCGTGACAGCGATCTCCGTCAGCGACGGTGCAAACATGCAGCTGTACTCCGGTGGCGGGTACAGCGTGTCCGGCAGCACCGGGGTGCCCTCGCCCTGGGCAGGACTGCCACTTCCAAGCGCAGAAGACGGTTTCGACACCACGATGATCACCACCGAGCCGAAAGACTGCGCTGGTTGCTCGGCCCTCACCACGATCTGGAGGAGGGACGAGACTGGCCACTACTATTGTCACAATTGCCTCTACAAGGCGAACGGGATGAACCGACAGACCATGAGATGCGGCAAGCCTAAACAACCGGTGGTTCCG ACGGGGGTGAGGAGGACGGGGGTGCAATGTGCGAATTGCAGGACCAGTAACACCACCCTCTGGCGGCGAAACAACAATGGCGAGCCTGTGTGCAACGCCTGCGGTCTCTACTTCAAGCTGCACAAC GTAAACAGGCCGCTCAGCATGAAGAAAGAGGGGATCCAGACGAGGAAGAGGAAGCCAAAGAATCACACAGGGATGGGCGGCGGTTTGACCGGACCCAGCGGCATGCACAAGACCGAGATTAAGTCTAACTTGCTCG CGTGCCACCACTAG
- the LOC143348132 gene encoding uncharacterized protein LOC143348132 isoform X1: protein MKESLAKREIKRDWEDVQPEEASPRMTATEEPSESPRTVITARRHVRTITTTGQITETVSEADPDSPDAGVIPGNLQLEPQQQTQHHHQHPQQHHHHHHHIQHPSVEQQHQHRQPRQRVYQEEEQQDQGSLQATQHFVQISQADGDIQQHRSGEQRVVYLTTNGQEVQVEVTDAVDPNSTLTVKEQPRYEPAGPERPDTETMYSYTTDGQQLRRENQVITVQAQERRAPSVSSGQQRYSPRETSNSGNGSTRTYHQDSPVLVPGSEDYDTGSLVSRANSATTASNVQLGSSVPSYSPPIADGIRVTGTGYTDAGGADIKYETDAVSAANAANAVAAAVAGRFAAATAAASENIKVSSTYTTLETVAIPPQQTVQYATQYISGSETFQQASTYTYAKPGDHLILTYPTPLTSRVGGVDPPGNAYIKGGDPTLASSLGTSRGVPIHYEQPGSPSSQMTLYGSGTGSYSYAKPTASSEYWSTAGTPSPPSFECVQGYQGVTAISVSDGANMQLYSGGGYSVSGSTGVPSPWAGLPLPSAEDGFDTTMITTEPKDCAGCSALTTIWRRDETGHYYCHNCLYKANGMNRQTMRCGKPKQPVVPTGVRRTGVQCANCRTSNTTLWRRNNNGEPVCNACGLYFKLHNVNRPLSMKKEGIQTRKRKPKNHTGMGGGLTGPSGMHKTEIKSNLLGESSWTRCS from the exons ATGAAGGAGTCGCTGGCGAAGCGAGAGATCAAACGCGATTGGGAGGACGTTCAACCGGAAGAAGCCTCGCCGCGGATGACAGCGACGGAGGAGCCATCGGAGAGTCCACGGACGGTGATCACAGCCAGAAGACACGTTCGAACGATCACGACCACCGGCCAGATCACAGAGACGGTCTCAGAGGCGGACCCAGATTCGCCAGACGCCGGCGTCATACCGGGGAATCTTCAGCTGGAGCCCCAGCAACAGACCCAACACCATCATCAACATCCCCAGCAGCACCACCACCATCATCACCATATTCAACATCCGTCTGTGGAGCAACAGCACCAGCACAGGCAGCCTAGACAACGCGTGTACCAAGAAGAGGAACAGCAAGACCAAGGTAGTCTACAGGCCACGCAACACTTTGTGCAGATATCGCAGGCGGATGGGGATATTCAGCAACATCGTTCCGGGGAGCAACGGGTGGTTTATCTGACGACCAATGGCCAGGAAGTGCAGGTCGAGGTCACGGACGCCGTTGATCCCAATAGCACCCTCACCGTCAAGGAACAGCCCAG GTACGAGCCCGCGGGTCCAGAGAGACCCGACACGGAGACCATGTACAGTTACACGACGGACGGTCAGCAATTGCGAAGGGAGAACCAGGTGATCACGGTCCAGGCTCAAGAGAGGCGTGCTCCGTCGGTGAGCAGCGGCCAACAGAGGTACAGTCCTCGCGAGACCTCCAACAGTGGTAACGGATCGACCAGAACGTATCACCAGGATTCCCCGGTCCTGGTGCCTGGCAGCGAGGATTACGACACAGGGTCCTTGGTGTCCAGGGCGAACTCCGCCACGACAGCGTCGAACGTTCAGCTGGGCTCTTCGGTTCCATCGTACTCTCCGCCGATCGCGGACGGTATTCGCGTGACTGGCACCGGGTACACGGACGCGGGGGGTGCAGACATCAAGTACGAGACCGACGCTGTGAGCGCAGCGAACGCTGCAAATGCTGTCGCGGCTGCAGTCGCTGGACGCTTCGCAGCGGCGACAGCCGCAGCGTCTGAGAACATCAAAGTGTCCAGCACGTACACCACCCTCGAAACTGTCGCGATACCGCCCCAACAGACGGTGCAATACGCGACACAGTACATATCCGGGAGCGAAACGTTCCAACAAGCGTCAACGTACACCTACGCCAAGCCGGGGGACCATCTCATTCTCACGTATCCGACTCCGTTGACGTCCAGGGTTGGTGGG GTGGATCCTCCAGGAAACGCTTACATCAAAGGCGGTGACCCAACCCTAGCCTCTTCCCTGGGTACTTCTCGAGGCGTACCGATCCACTACGAGCAACCCGGCTCCCCCAGCTCTCAGATGACCTTGTACGGCAGTGGAACAGGCTCCTACTCCTACGCTAAGCCCACGGCTTCCAGTGAATACTGGTCTACGGCCGGCACACCGTCGCCTCCGTCGTTCGAGTGCGTCCAGGGCTACCAAGGCGTGACAGCGATCTCCGTCAGCGACGGTGCAAACATGCAGCTGTACTCCGGTGGCGGGTACAGCGTGTCCGGCAGCACCGGGGTGCCCTCGCCCTGGGCAGGACTGCCACTTCCAAGCGCAGAAGACGGTTTCGACACCACGATGATCACCACCGAGCCGAAAGACTGCGCTGGTTGCTCGGCCCTCACCACGATCTGGAGGAGGGACGAGACTGGCCACTACTATTGTCACAATTGCCTCTACAAGGCGAACGGGATGAACCGACAGACCATGAGATGCGGCAAGCCTAAACAACCGGTGGTTCCG ACGGGGGTGAGGAGGACGGGGGTGCAATGTGCGAATTGCAGGACCAGTAACACCACCCTCTGGCGGCGAAACAACAATGGCGAGCCTGTGTGCAACGCCTGCGGTCTCTACTTCAAGCTGCACAAC GTAAACAGGCCGCTCAGCATGAAGAAAGAGGGGATCCAGACGAGGAAGAGGAAGCCAAAGAATCACACAGGGATGGGCGGCGGTTTGACCGGACCCAGCGGCATGCACAAGACCGAGATTAAGTCTAACTTGCTCGGTGAGTCTTCG TGGACTCGGTGCAGTTGA